The Struthio camelus isolate bStrCam1 chromosome 32, bStrCam1.hap1, whole genome shotgun sequence nucleotide sequence ctgctgctgctcctggcacaGCGGGGCTGTAGCAGGGTCAGgggctgtttctgtttcctttccttcctgacACAGCTGTCCCAGGCGCAGTCCCAGCTCCATGGTCCCTTTGGCACAGGGACAGCCAGACACTCGCACCTTGGGCGCTAGGGCACACACAGCGTATGAGATGCTCAAAGCTCCCAGTCCCCACACTGGGGTACAAGGGGTGACAGACCCATTTCCCTGCCACAGGCTGCCCTGTCCCACTGGGGTGAGTCCTATGATGATGCCCCAGAGCAACGACCGTGACATCCGCAGCGGAGCCATCTCTCATATATGGTCATGAATGGCACTGGAGAAGTTCATTGGAGGGCTGGGCTGTGTCAGAAGGGAGATAACCCCAGATAAAGTCTAAAAAGGTGCCTGCTGCTTCGAttggctcctcctgcagctgggccagctcctgcagataTATATTTCCCTCCCGTCTTTGTTGTCCCTTGTGAGTCGCCGGCAGCTgcggcagggagtggggtgcagcagggcagtgccgtcagggcaggaggctgcggaTGGAGGCAGAGGGACTCCTCGTCCCTCAGGTGCTGTGGCTGCTCCTCTGGGTGCAGCCCTGCAGGGGTAAGTGCCTGCTTCCTTGtcccacagccctgggaccaaCGGGCACCAGTGGGGTCATCGGGATCCCTCTGGAAAAGGGGTTTCATCCCACAAAGCAGTGAGACAAGGGGCGGAAGGTGCTCAAGTCCATCCACCCTGTGTGTTTCCTTGTGCTTCTCTGGGTGGGAGAAGGGTATTTGTGCTTCCAGGGCTCGTGTGCTTACAGCAGCTGGTGCCTAAGTGTGTTTATAGCTACCTGATCTTGGGCACCCTTTTGGGATGCCTTGTTCCCCCAGCGCTGTGTCCCTGGAGCTGGCAGTGGGTCAGCTGTAGACTGCAGCACTCAGTGATTCCTAGGGCACAGCCAAGCCCCAGAGTGCCTCGGAGGGTTTCTGTGCTGTTCACTGCCCTGTGGTTGGGGTGACCCTCACCTGAGGAGGggcaattttttccccccaagagagAAGGGGACCAGGGTGCCTACACCCACAGCCCAGCAGAGAGGTGTCCTTCCCTGGCCAAGGTCAGGGGCTGGATTCATGCCCGGGGCAAGGGGGGATAGAGGCTGGTAGGAATAATGGGCATCATCTTGGTGCTCCCTGGGGACCTGGAAAGTCCTATGGGAGGTGGGTGAGGTTGAGTGGTGCCTAGGGCAGACAGTgggcagggggtctgggggctctgggaagagcagcagtgtgTGTGGAGGCTGGGGGTTCAGGGCTGTTCATGGGatagcaggctggggaggagtGGGTGCTCTGTGCAGAGCCTGACACAGTGTCCAGGTGGGCATGGGCCAGGTGGAGGGGTGGGAGGAGGTGCCAAAGGCTCTGGAGTGGGAATggcccagcaggaccagagctgggcttcccccagcccagtgcagcatgtggggagaggagggaccccGACACTGCCCCAGGACAGCCCAGAGGGGAGAGGGATCACACCCCAGTGCCTGGGACTCGACCCTGCGCAGGGGACGTCGCacagccacagtgctggggctgggTGCTCTCCTAACAGGACCCATGTCTGTGTTTGAAGGTTCTGCggaggtgaggctggaggctggaggcaggcgctGTGCTGGGAGAGTGGAGGTGAAACACGAGGGCCAGTGGGGGACAGTGTGTGGCTTTGGCTGGGACATGAAAGATGCTGCTGTAGTTTgtaagcagctgggctgtggatCTGCTCTCCAAGCCCCTCGGTATGGATATTTTGGGCCAGGATCTGGCCCAATTTGGCTGAGTCGTCTTGACTGTCAAGGCACCGAGACTGCCCTGTCTGAGTGTAGTCATGCCGGTTGGGGTAAACATAACTGCATTCATGCTTGGGACGCTGGAGTGATTTGTTCAGGTAAGGAGTCAGACATTGCCTCACTTTTGGGGTTGGGCCTGGGATCAGGGGACTAACCAGGCTGTGCCCTGAAGGAGAAACGCATGGGTACCAGAGGAGGCCCTGACATGGCTATTCTGGCTGCCAAGCTGGGACTGTTGCTGCTGATGTCCCTGGGGAAAGCCCCAGGTGATCCTACTGCAGTGCTGCACAGACCTCGTGAAGGTCCTGGGGGGCTCAGCCCACCCTCAGGTGGTGCTTCAAGATGGGAGATGAATCCCCCATCCCTGTGTGAGGGGGCCTCTCTTGGTCTCCATCGATCTCCTCCTGTTCTGCCAGGACCtggctggcagtgctgggggtgcCCATGCCCCAGACACCAGGGACAACTTCCTTGGCACCCCAGGGAACGACAGGAGAAGGCCAGGGCCGCTTGGGTCATTCCCCTCACCAATGCAAGTCCCTCGGTTGAACCAAAGGGCTTttcagaggggagaagagcagggcctggggcagaggagcagggtggcATGCAGCACCTCGCACCccatgcccagggctgccccacgaGGACTGGTCCCATGCAGGCTCGGGGCTTGGCGGCTGCAGGGCTGTCGGCTGCTCCCTCCCATGTCACCACATGCTCAGGCCAGCCTTGCAGGGTCCCCAAGGTTGTCACAGCCCCACACCCCTCCCCGGGCATGCGTCAGAGGGGGCAGCTGGCCCAGACACTGACCCGGTTACAGCTGCACCATTTCTGTGCCTGGGACATGTCTCCCTGCACAGACACCCCAACACCCCAGGACACCCCCGGgaacaggttgcattttgggctGCTCCAAGGTGAttcctcagcctggccctgagctccccagaggctgagcaggctgcagcagccgtGAGTGCCTGGGCCCATTTTCCTGGACCAGGCGCTGCAGTGCCCAGGGCctgtgctgggcagggctgggcgtctGGGGCAGCAGCATTTCCCTGAGCAGCACCTGTGGCTGTGAGGTCTGGGGTAGTCACCAGTCCTGGGTGCTGTGTTGGGGGTGAGAGGAGGTGCAGGGGGCCCTGAGGGGTTTGTGTCATCAACACCCActgacagctgctgctgggatgttTGTGGAGCATTTTGGATGTGGCTGCCTTGGAAATCATGTGGGATGCAGGTATATAACTGCCAGAAGCCTCTGTGAACTCCCTGTCATCGGTGGGTTTTTCCAGGATTTGTCCAGCTGGTTGGAGGAGACAGCCCCTGCTCAGGACGTGTGGAGATCAGAGATGGAGACCAGTGGAGAACAGTCTGTGACTCACACTTTGATCTCAAAGCTGCCAACGTtatctgcagggagctgcagtgcGGCACAGCCCTGTCCGTCCCTGGAGCAGCTCCCTTTGGAGAGGGGGTCGGTCCCATCTGGGACAAAGAGCTGCAGTGTGTGGGGAATgaatccctcctcccctcctgccccaggatgTCCCTCAGCAACCAGACCTGCAGCCATGCGAATGATGCTGGTGTCACCTGCACACGTGAGCATTCAGGGAGGAGGTGTGAAATGCCTCCCGTGAGCCGTGCGCTGTAGGGTAGGGGAGCAGGGAAGCCACTGTGCTCAGCGTGGTGTGAGTCCAGGAGGGGTGGAGTCATTGTCTGCAATCTTGAAATGatgtggaaggaggagaaagggctgcTATCCCTTTGGCGTCTCCTTGAACACCTGAGGGTGCAAGAGCACAAAGCCCTcctcactttttctcctctttccccagaaTACACAGGATTCAGGCTGGTGAATGGCAGCACGGCGTGTTCGGGGCGGGTGGAGATCCAGGTGCTGGGGACCTGGGGAACCCTCTGTGACTCTCGCTGGGACATCCCCGATGCGCACGTTCTCTGTCATCAGCTCAGTTGTGGGTTTGCTGAGTCCGTTCCTGGAGGAGGGCATTTTGGGAGAGGAACCGGCCCTGTCTGGAGAGACACCTTCCACTGTGACGGGACCGAATCCCATTTGGGACAGTGCCCTGTGACTGCCCTGGGGGCCTTCCCATGCTCACATGACAATGATGCTGGTGTTGTTTGCTCAGGTGAGTTCAGGGAAAATGCAGGATTAACTAAACCTGCCCCTTGTGTGTGACACAGCAACTCAAAGCAATGAcaaactgaatttcttcctggagaagccCTGGCTTCCAGTGGAGGGGTTCAAAGGGCTTTGCCAGCAGGCAGACCATTTTACCtggtgagaaaggaggagtgAGCACAAAAGAGGCATctctgcctccccagggcagacAGTTCAAGTACCGGGGGCGAGCATGAGGCCTGGGCTCCTCtactctcctcctgcagcacaggcacaGGATGAGGCTGCAGGACACAGTTCCCTCCTTCTAGCAAACAGCCCCTTCCTAGACctgcagagagtgctgcagaccTCAATCCCACTGCCcgcaggggctgccctgggtgcatccagcaggagcagtgcctgaggctgagctgcacagcagggctgggatgtgcCCTCGCTTCTTGTCAGTATGCGTTCCAAACTCATGCTGTTTTGTCAGAAAGaccccctcctcctgcttccggcTGAGGACACCAGCTCCCAGTCCCCGATCCATGAggatgcagaggggcagagacGTGTGGGCTCTCCCCTGGGTGTCACAGCAGGGGCTAGTCCCAGTGTGGAGACAGAGCAAGGCTCGTGTTCATCCTGTGCATGATTAGAgtgaaaaaagacaacaaatccCTTGGAAAACTGCCATCCTTGAGCTCCTCACTGTGAGCTGGATACGGATGGGTGAGCTCCAGGGTGTCCAAAGGCATCAGGAATGGGAGACAcatggcagggtgcagggctccTCGGTGTCACAGAGAGTCCAGGgcattccccctctctctctgggcAGGGCCCTCTGGCTCCCTGCGGCTGATGGATGGAGGGAGCCGGTGTGATGGGCGAGTGGAGATGCCCCTGCATGGGACGTGGAGCAGAGTCCTGGATGACCAGTGGGACATGAACGATGCCAGCGTGGTGTGCCGGCAGCTCCAGTGCGGAGAGGCAGAGCAGGCCTACAACCCACCAAAGCCGGAGCGAGGGAGGGGCCCTGTGGGGCTGAGAAGGGTCcagtgtgcagggaaggagactcgcCTGACCCTCTGCAACACCTCGCTGCCTGAGGCAGCGCTAGCAGGAATTGCTGAGGATGTGGGGGTGGTTTGCTCGGGTGAGTCGCTCTGACAGTTCCCGAAGCACTGCACTGCCCCGTGCCGCAAGGCCTGATGAATGGGGtttctcctggctgcagggagcCGGCGGGTCCGGCTGGTGAATGGGACAGGGTGCTGTGCTGGAAGAGTGGAGATCTACTACCAGGGCACCTGGGGGACCGTCTGCGATGACTCCTGGGACCTGTCCGACGCCACCGTCGTTTGCCGtcagctgggctgtggggtggctgtgcaggcgaCCGGCTCTGCTCGTTTCGGGGGAGGCTCTGGGCAGATCTGGCTGGACGACGTGAACTGCTCCGGGGGTGAAGCTGCTCTCTGGGTCTGCCCTcacgggggctgggggcagcacaaCTGCAGGCACAAAGAGCACGCAGGAGTCGTCTGCTCAGGTCTGTGCTGGGAGTGGTGATGGGAGCCTGGTGCCCGGGGAGGtagggatgaggggagagcagggcatggccgagactgcccctggctgccccgagcccccttcctgcccccgtcCTGGGGACACCTGTGCACTGTCCCCATTGGACCTCGTGAGGGTTATAGGGAGAGCCCAGCCGTCCGCAAGGGTTAGAGGGGAGGGCACTGCTGCACCTCAGGgacttctctctgctccctgggtgAAAGGGTGACTTGCCAGCagtgccctctgcctctctgagCCCTGAGGTAGCCAGAAGGGTCCCTGCTTCTTGGAGTAACCCTTCCTGCCCATGGATGCTGCAGAATAACCTGGGGCATTGTCAGGGGTGCTTTAGGTTTCTCTCTCCTCACCCCCGGACCAGCTTGTTCCCTCCAACTTTGTGCCTTTCCTTCCAGAGTTCATGGCcctgaggctggagaacagcGATGGCTGCTCTGGGCGCCTGCAGGTTTTCTACAACGGGACATGGGGCAGTGTTTGTTCCAACTCGATGACTCCTGACACCGTGTCCCTGGTGTGCAAAGAGCTGGGCTGTGGAGATGGAGGGTCCATTGAAATAAATGTTCCAAGTGGCAGGGTGTCTAGCCCCACATGGCTGGATCGTGTTGAGTGTGGGAAGACAAACAGCTCCTTTTGGCAgtgcccctctgctccctggaACCCACAGTCATGTGATGACCAACGAGAAGTGACCCACATCACCTGCAATGGTAAGGCTGGAGCTACCTGGGCACAAAGGCTCACACCAGGTCTTGCTCCCTGTTCAGCAAGGTGCAACGCAGAGAAAGAGCTTGGAGTGGCTTTTACTTTGCGTTTCAGGCCGTTCTGCTGTCAGTGACACAAACACAACATCAGCTCTCAGAGTGACACACATCCATCAGCAATAGCTGTCCTGAGCTCCCTGCATAGcccaaggagaggcagaggcacctCCAGGCAGTGCCTCTTCCACCTTACCTTGGACACTTCCGGAGGTGCCTGTTGCTCTCTGTTGCCCGTAGAGAGGGCCCAGACAACCACCTATTAGCTTGGGAAGTCCATGCAGAGCATCCCACTCATGGCTGTGGTTTGCTGAGGgaatgggaagggagagagtgcaacCAGTCCTGGAGGCTGAGGGTTCTGTAGGAAACAGGCCCTGgccagggcactgctgg carries:
- the LOC138063459 gene encoding antigen WC1.1-like isoform X6, giving the protein MEAEGLLVPQVLWLLLWVQPCRGFRLVNGSTACSGRVEIQVLGTWGTLCDSRWDIPDAHVLCHQLSCGFAESVPGGGHFGRGTGPVWRDTFHCDGTESHLGQCPVTALGAFPCSHDNDAGVVCSGPSGSLRLMDGGSRCDGRVEMPLHGTWSRVLDDQWDMNDASVVCRQLQCGEAEQAYNPPKPERGRGPVGLRRVQCAGKETRLTLCNTSLPEAALAGIAEDVGVVCSGSRRVRLVNGTGCCAGRVEIYYQGTWGTVCDDSWDLSDATVVCRQLGCGVAVQATGSARFGGGSGQIWLDDVNCSGGEAALWVCPHGGWGQHNCRHKEHAGVVCSEFMALRLENSDGCSGRLQVFYNGTWGSVCSNSMTPDTVSLVCKELGCGDGGSIEINVPSGRVSSPTWLDRVECGKTNSSFWQCPSAPWNPQSCDDQREVTHITCNGRRPETSSAPVAKCPNSTSCTEMEKIRAVGGEDRCSGRVEVWHHGSWGTVCDDSWDMKDAEVACRQLGCGPAMSVVGEAVFGEGTGSIWLKQVECRGTELSLWDCWARPGDSDTCQHKEDASVNCSAAPRMMTTSPLRADATQVRARESGRVSVPVVICIILGALLCLLLALLVGQVQSARAQRRGSRRSLEPFSEAVYQEIDYSWAWEKEAQFSHSGSSSERSLTKLQPEPRDSEEEDGPGSAPDVPVLPRGDPADGYDDAREVSDPGEDLVPGQGDWEAPREAEEGVGPGEAQRGESLHSRKSDRAPGAKRAALSLPPVDTGYDDAEEASLAHPHEDTKAVRLDPGAKRSPSLGPGEPTSAMWLGAPGTEERSVQLGEP
- the LOC138063459 gene encoding antigen WC1.1-like isoform X4 produces the protein MEAEGLLVPQVLWLLLWVQPCRGSAEVRLEAGGRRCAGRVEVKHEGQWGTVCGFGWDMKDAAVVCKQLGCGSALQAPRYGYFGPGSGPIWLSRLDCQGTETALSECSHAGWGKHNCIHAWDAGVICSGFVQLVGGDSPCSGRVEIRDGDQWRTVCDSHFDLKAANVICRELQCGTALSVPGAAPFGEGVGPIWDKELQCVGNESLLPSCPRMSLSNQTCSHANDAGVTCTQYTGFRLVNGSTACSGRVEIQVLGTWGTLCDSRWDIPDAHVLCHQLSCGFAESVPGGGHFGRGTGPVWRDTFHCDGTESHLGQCPVTALGAFPCSHDNDAGVVCSGPSGSLRLMDGGSRCDGRVEMPLHGTWSRVLDDQWDMNDASVVCRQLQCGEAEQAYNPPKPERGRGPVGLRRVQCAGKETRLTLCNTSLPEAALAGIAEDVGVVCSGSRRVRLVNGTGCCAGRVEIYYQGTWGTVCDDSWDLSDATVVCRQLGCGVAVQATGSARFGGGSGQIWLDDVNCSGGEAALWVCPHGGWGQHNCRHKEHAGVVCSEFMALRLENSDGCSGRLQVFYNGTWGSVCSNSMTPDTVSLVCKELGCGDGGSIEINVPSGRVSSPTWLDRVECGKTNSSFWQCPSAPWNPQSCDDQREVTHITCNGRRPETSSAPVAKCPNSTSCTEMEKIRAVGGEDRCSGRVEVWHHGSWGTVCDDSWDMKDAEVACRQLGCGPAMSVVGEAVFGEGTGSIWLKQVECRGTELSLWDCWARPGDSDTCQHKEDASVNCSAAPRMMTTSPLRADATQVRARESGRVSVPVVICIILGALLCLLLALLVGQVQSARAQRRGSRRSLEPFSEAVYQEIDYSWAWEKEAQFSHSDVPVLPRGDPADGYDDAREVSDPGEDLVPGQGDWEAPREAEEGVGPGEAQRGESLHSRKSDRAPGAKRAALSLPPVDTGYDDAEEASLAHPHEDTKAVRLDPGAKRSPSLGPGEPTSAMWLGAPGTEERSVQLGEP
- the LOC138063459 gene encoding antigen WC1.1-like isoform X2; the encoded protein is MEAEGLLVPQVLWLLLWVQPCRGSAEVRLEAGGRRCAGRVEVKHEGQWGTVCGFGWDMKDAAVVCKQLGCGSALQAPRYGYFGPGSGPIWLSRLDCQGTETALSECSHAGWGKHNCIHAWDAGVICSGFVQLVGGDSPCSGRVEIRDGDQWRTVCDSHFDLKAANVICRELQCGTALSVPGAAPFGEGVGPIWDKELQCVGNESLLPSCPRMSLSNQTCSHANDAGVTCTQYTGFRLVNGSTACSGRVEIQVLGTWGTLCDSRWDIPDAHVLCHQLSCGFAESVPGGGHFGRGTGPVWRDTFHCDGTESHLGQCPVTALGAFPCSHDNDAGVVCSGPSGSLRLMDGGSRCDGRVEMPLHGTWSRVLDDQWDMNDASVVCRQLQCGEAEQAYNPPKPERGRGPVGLRRVQCAGKETRLTLCNTSLPEAALAGIAEDVGVVCSGSRRVRLVNGTGCCAGRVEIYYQGTWGTVCDDSWDLSDATVVCRQLGCGVAVQATGSARFGGGSGQIWLDDVNCSGGEAALWVCPHGGWGQHNCRHKEHAGVVCSEFMALRLENSDGCSGRLQVFYNGTWGSVCSNSMTPDTVSLVCKELGCGDGGSIEINVPSGRVSSPTWLDRVECGKTNSSFWQCPSAPWNPQSCDDQREVTHITCNGRRPETSSAPVAKCPNSTSCTEMEKIRAVGGEDRCSGRVEVWHHGSWGTVCDDSWDMKDAEVACRQLGCGPAMSVVGEAVFGEGTGSIWLKQVECRGTELSLWDCWARPGDSDTCQHKEDASVNCSAPRMMTTSPLRADATQVRARESGRVSVPVVICIILGALLCLLLALLVGQVQSARAQRRGSRRSLEPFSEAVYQEIDYSWAWEKEAQFSHSGSSSERSLTKLQPEPRDSEEEDGPGSAPDVPVLPRGDPADGYDDAREVSDPGEDLVPGQGDWEAPREAEEGVGPGEAQRGESLHSRKSDRAPGAKRAALSLPPVDTGYDDAEEASLAHPHEDTKAVRLDPGAKRSPSLGPGEPTSAMWLGAPGTEERSVQLGEP
- the LOC138063459 gene encoding antigen WC1.1-like isoform X5, translating into MEAEGLLVPQVLWLLLWVQPCRGFVQLVGGDSPCSGRVEIRDGDQWRTVCDSHFDLKAANVICRELQCGTALSVPGAAPFGEGVGPIWDKELQCVGNESLLPSCPRMSLSNQTCSHANDAGVTCTQYTGFRLVNGSTACSGRVEIQVLGTWGTLCDSRWDIPDAHVLCHQLSCGFAESVPGGGHFGRGTGPVWRDTFHCDGTESHLGQCPVTALGAFPCSHDNDAGVVCSGPSGSLRLMDGGSRCDGRVEMPLHGTWSRVLDDQWDMNDASVVCRQLQCGEAEQAYNPPKPERGRGPVGLRRVQCAGKETRLTLCNTSLPEAALAGIAEDVGVVCSGSRRVRLVNGTGCCAGRVEIYYQGTWGTVCDDSWDLSDATVVCRQLGCGVAVQATGSARFGGGSGQIWLDDVNCSGGEAALWVCPHGGWGQHNCRHKEHAGVVCSEFMALRLENSDGCSGRLQVFYNGTWGSVCSNSMTPDTVSLVCKELGCGDGGSIEINVPSGRVSSPTWLDRVECGKTNSSFWQCPSAPWNPQSCDDQREVTHITCNGRRPETSSAPVAKCPNSTSCTEMEKIRAVGGEDRCSGRVEVWHHGSWGTVCDDSWDMKDAEVACRQLGCGPAMSVVGEAVFGEGTGSIWLKQVECRGTELSLWDCWARPGDSDTCQHKEDASVNCSAAPRMMTTSPLRADATQVRARESGRVSVPVVICIILGALLCLLLALLVGQVQSARAQRRGSRRSLEPFSEAVYQEIDYSWAWEKEAQFSHSGSSSERSLTKLQPEPRDSEEEDGPGSAPDVPVLPRGDPADGYDDAREVSDPGEDLVPGQGDWEAPREAEEGVGPGEAQRGESLHSRKSDRAPGAKRAALSLPPVDTGYDDAEEASLAHPHEDTKAVRLDPGAKRSPSLGPGEPTSAMWLGAPGTEERSVQLGEP
- the LOC138063459 gene encoding antigen WC1.1-like isoform X1 — protein: MEAEGLLVPQVLWLLLWVQPCRGSAEVRLEAGGRRCAGRVEVKHEGQWGTVCGFGWDMKDAAVVCKQLGCGSALQAPRYGYFGPGSGPIWLSRLDCQGTETALSECSHAGWGKHNCIHAWDAGVICSGFVQLVGGDSPCSGRVEIRDGDQWRTVCDSHFDLKAANVICRELQCGTALSVPGAAPFGEGVGPIWDKELQCVGNESLLPSCPRMSLSNQTCSHANDAGVTCTQYTGFRLVNGSTACSGRVEIQVLGTWGTLCDSRWDIPDAHVLCHQLSCGFAESVPGGGHFGRGTGPVWRDTFHCDGTESHLGQCPVTALGAFPCSHDNDAGVVCSGPSGSLRLMDGGSRCDGRVEMPLHGTWSRVLDDQWDMNDASVVCRQLQCGEAEQAYNPPKPERGRGPVGLRRVQCAGKETRLTLCNTSLPEAALAGIAEDVGVVCSGSRRVRLVNGTGCCAGRVEIYYQGTWGTVCDDSWDLSDATVVCRQLGCGVAVQATGSARFGGGSGQIWLDDVNCSGGEAALWVCPHGGWGQHNCRHKEHAGVVCSEFMALRLENSDGCSGRLQVFYNGTWGSVCSNSMTPDTVSLVCKELGCGDGGSIEINVPSGRVSSPTWLDRVECGKTNSSFWQCPSAPWNPQSCDDQREVTHITCNGRRPETSSAPVAKCPNSTSCTEMEKIRAVGGEDRCSGRVEVWHHGSWGTVCDDSWDMKDAEVACRQLGCGPAMSVVGEAVFGEGTGSIWLKQVECRGTELSLWDCWARPGDSDTCQHKEDASVNCSAAPRMMTTSPLRADATQVRARESGRVSVPVVICIILGALLCLLLALLVGQVQSARAQRRGSRRSLEPFSEAVYQEIDYSWAWEKEAQFSHSGSSSERSLTKLQPEPRDSEEEDGPGSAPDVPVLPRGDPADGYDDAREVSDPGEDLVPGQGDWEAPREAEEGVGPGEAQRGESLHSRKSDRAPGAKRAALSLPPVDTGYDDAEEASLAHPHEDTKAVRLDPGAKRSPSLGPGEPTSAMWLGAPGTEERSVQLGEP
- the LOC138063459 gene encoding antigen WC1.1-like isoform X3, whose product is MEAEGLLVPQVLWLLLWVQPCRGSAEVRLEAGGRRCAGRVEVKHEGQWGTVCGFGWDMKDAAVVCKQLGCGSALQAPRYGYFGPGSGPIWLSRLDCQGTETALSECSHAGWGKHNCIHAWDAGVICSGFVQLVGGDSPCSGRVEIRDGDQWRTVCDSHFDLKAANVICRELQCGTALSVPGAAPFGEGVGPIWDKELQCVGNESLLPSCPRMSLSNQTCSHANDAGVTCTRFRLVNGSTACSGRVEIQVLGTWGTLCDSRWDIPDAHVLCHQLSCGFAESVPGGGHFGRGTGPVWRDTFHCDGTESHLGQCPVTALGAFPCSHDNDAGVVCSGPSGSLRLMDGGSRCDGRVEMPLHGTWSRVLDDQWDMNDASVVCRQLQCGEAEQAYNPPKPERGRGPVGLRRVQCAGKETRLTLCNTSLPEAALAGIAEDVGVVCSGSRRVRLVNGTGCCAGRVEIYYQGTWGTVCDDSWDLSDATVVCRQLGCGVAVQATGSARFGGGSGQIWLDDVNCSGGEAALWVCPHGGWGQHNCRHKEHAGVVCSEFMALRLENSDGCSGRLQVFYNGTWGSVCSNSMTPDTVSLVCKELGCGDGGSIEINVPSGRVSSPTWLDRVECGKTNSSFWQCPSAPWNPQSCDDQREVTHITCNGRRPETSSAPVAKCPNSTSCTEMEKIRAVGGEDRCSGRVEVWHHGSWGTVCDDSWDMKDAEVACRQLGCGPAMSVVGEAVFGEGTGSIWLKQVECRGTELSLWDCWARPGDSDTCQHKEDASVNCSAAPRMMTTSPLRADATQVRARESGRVSVPVVICIILGALLCLLLALLVGQVQSARAQRRGSRRSLEPFSEAVYQEIDYSWAWEKEAQFSHSGSSSERSLTKLQPEPRDSEEEDGPGSAPDVPVLPRGDPADGYDDAREVSDPGEDLVPGQGDWEAPREAEEGVGPGEAQRGESLHSRKSDRAPGAKRAALSLPPVDTGYDDAEEASLAHPHEDTKAVRLDPGAKRSPSLGPGEPTSAMWLGAPGTEERSVQLGEP